One segment of Aquimarina sp. BL5 DNA contains the following:
- a CDS encoding phytanoyl-CoA dioxygenase family protein yields MRTIFKDPKLQLEFEDKGYVVIDFLNLEEVTQLKEIYKELNGQPIQMGFSTSNMSMDADYRKKVSNTITSVFSNAVNEHFNRFKLFFGIFTSKQPNQEKGLCSMHQDPTYVDESKYQGITIWVPLIDTNENNGALEVIDRSHLLNEYPRSTLPRFPYGDLVPLLLEKYFKRLDIKAGQAYIGNSKVFHWSPSNMSNEERVAALAWMAEEESQMRCYYQDFKNPGKTMEVFELEADHYIENPLFSRPDESKAKKIGEVDSQFEPLNEAKIDAIINGVTV; encoded by the coding sequence ATGAGAACGATTTTTAAAGATCCAAAACTTCAATTAGAATTTGAAGATAAAGGTTATGTGGTTATAGATTTTTTAAACTTAGAAGAAGTGACCCAGTTAAAAGAGATATATAAAGAGCTAAATGGACAACCTATTCAAATGGGTTTTTCAACTTCTAATATGAGTATGGATGCTGATTATAGAAAAAAAGTGTCTAATACGATTACTTCGGTATTTAGTAATGCCGTTAACGAACATTTTAATCGCTTTAAACTATTTTTTGGAATATTTACTTCGAAACAACCGAATCAGGAGAAAGGTCTTTGTTCGATGCATCAAGATCCTACATATGTAGATGAAAGTAAATACCAGGGAATCACGATATGGGTACCACTCATAGATACGAATGAGAATAATGGAGCACTAGAAGTAATAGACAGAAGTCATTTACTTAATGAATACCCTAGAAGTACATTACCTAGATTTCCATACGGTGATTTAGTCCCTTTACTATTAGAAAAATATTTCAAAAGATTGGATATCAAAGCTGGACAAGCTTACATAGGTAATTCTAAAGTTTTTCATTGGTCACCATCAAACATGAGTAATGAAGAAAGAGTTGCAGCTTTAGCCTGGATGGCAGAAGAAGAAAGCCAAATGAGATGCTATTATCAAGATTTTAAAAACCCAGGAAAAACCATGGAAGTTTTTGAATTAGAAGCGGATCATTATATAGAAAACCCACTTTTTAGTAGACCAGATGAAAGCAAAGCAAAAAAAATCGGAGAGGTAGATAGTCAATTCGAACCGCTAAATGAAGCCAAAATTGATGCTATTATCAATGGAGTAACAGTCTAG
- a CDS encoding phytanoyl-CoA dioxygenase family protein: MSIKEELLSNISFEKKKNDRVLFKEEILNESFLKNGFVVVDFLNASEIQELINSYQTLQGDLGEAAFASTIMSKNAEYRFAVSSIINTIFRRAIQELFIDVKFFWGNFNIKYPNKNNGVVPLHQDPSFLDERNFNPLGIWVPLVDTNKENGALQVIPGSHTILDNPRCGGQLFPYSAIQDSLLENFGKSLLMKAGQAYIGNPALFHASPSNESLQPRIVAACLAGPTESELRYHHYKITEEKEIAEMFEVDDSYYLSAPLFSKPNASEYELLESINIQKPPSREVLFQLLNHFNKREENV; encoded by the coding sequence ATGAGCATTAAAGAAGAGTTATTAAGTAACATTTCTTTCGAAAAAAAGAAAAATGATAGAGTACTTTTTAAAGAAGAGATTTTAAACGAATCTTTTCTCAAAAATGGTTTTGTGGTTGTTGATTTTTTAAATGCTTCAGAAATCCAAGAATTAATAAATTCCTATCAAACACTTCAAGGAGATTTGGGAGAAGCCGCGTTTGCTTCTACAATAATGAGTAAGAATGCCGAATATCGATTCGCTGTGTCTTCAATAATAAATACAATTTTTCGGAGAGCAATACAGGAATTATTTATAGATGTCAAATTCTTTTGGGGAAATTTTAATATAAAATATCCAAACAAAAATAACGGAGTAGTACCTCTTCATCAAGACCCTTCATTTTTAGATGAAAGAAATTTCAATCCTTTAGGAATATGGGTTCCACTAGTAGATACGAATAAAGAAAATGGTGCCTTGCAAGTAATTCCGGGCAGTCATACAATCTTAGACAACCCCAGATGTGGCGGACAATTGTTCCCATATTCAGCAATACAAGATTCTTTATTAGAAAACTTCGGAAAATCATTGCTTATGAAAGCTGGTCAAGCATATATAGGAAATCCTGCTTTATTTCATGCCTCGCCATCTAATGAAAGCTTACAGCCTAGAATTGTTGCGGCATGTTTAGCTGGACCTACAGAAAGTGAATTGAGGTACCATCATTATAAAATTACAGAAGAAAAAGAAATAGCAGAAATGTTCGAAGTAGATGATTCATACTATTTATCTGCTCCATTATTTAGTAAACCTAATGCGTCCGAATATGAATTATTAGAATCGATTAATATTCAAAAACCACCGAGCAGAGAAGTGCTATTTCAACTGCTAAATCATTTTAATAAAAGAGAAGAAAATGTTTAA
- a CDS encoding prenyltransferase/squalene oxidase repeat-containing protein, translating into MFKIDKEENKVENLIIQQINSSIELNTWKNMFLNGVNHLIKEHYDGYVNTKHVMPFSPEVFQVTEEFQEGDIFQRALILDTFIDANTILDNLLGNIITFEATYLIDSRRKEGVGGWAYFPKLRELPPDADDLAQVMQVLCRSGYKKETVSLFEKPLKVLFRDQANIDNGWESWIIPKENQSLEEQLQTIWVNKAWGKGSDIDVVGNVLYALSIYDKDRFSKEIKKGLSFLYNSHEQYSWKSTWYYGKNYGTYVSIRAICANNGDKQTIRKAVDFLINSRKADGGWALENEISTPLQTALALLGIDIANKYLGISIDPNWLEKSRVFLQEKYNEISGWESSPFIRMPMGRPSGYIHTILTYESATITNNYVTKACQKFI; encoded by the coding sequence ATGTTTAAAATAGATAAGGAAGAAAATAAGGTCGAAAATCTAATCATCCAACAGATAAATTCTTCTATTGAACTGAATACCTGGAAGAATATGTTCTTAAATGGAGTTAATCATTTGATTAAAGAGCATTATGATGGATATGTAAACACAAAACATGTGATGCCTTTTTCTCCAGAAGTTTTTCAAGTAACAGAAGAGTTTCAGGAAGGTGATATTTTTCAGAGAGCTTTAATTTTAGATACTTTCATTGATGCAAATACCATATTAGATAATCTATTAGGAAATATTATTACTTTTGAAGCTACTTACCTTATAGATTCTAGGCGAAAAGAAGGAGTAGGAGGTTGGGCCTATTTTCCTAAATTAAGAGAATTACCACCTGATGCAGATGATTTAGCACAAGTTATGCAGGTGTTATGTAGAAGCGGATATAAAAAGGAAACAGTATCCTTATTCGAAAAGCCATTAAAAGTATTATTTAGAGATCAAGCTAATATAGATAATGGATGGGAATCCTGGATTATTCCTAAAGAAAATCAATCATTAGAGGAGCAGTTACAAACCATTTGGGTAAACAAAGCATGGGGCAAAGGATCGGATATTGATGTTGTCGGTAATGTATTATATGCATTAAGTATTTATGATAAGGATAGATTTTCTAAAGAAATAAAAAAAGGACTTTCCTTCCTGTATAATAGTCACGAGCAGTATTCTTGGAAAAGTACCTGGTATTACGGAAAAAACTACGGTACATACGTGAGTATAAGAGCTATTTGCGCTAATAATGGAGACAAACAAACGATCAGAAAAGCAGTAGATTTTTTAATCAATTCTAGAAAGGCAGATGGTGGTTGGGCATTGGAAAATGAAATATCAACTCCTTTACAAACGGCTTTAGCTTTACTAGGAATAGATATAGCTAATAAATATCTGGGAATTAGTATTGATCCGAATTGGTTAGAAAAGAGTCGTGTTTTTTTACAAGAAAAATATAACGAAATATCCGGGTGGGAGTCAAGCCCATTTATTCGAATGCCAATGGGAAGGCCTAGTGGTTATATTCATACAATTCTTACTTATGAGAGTGCAACAATTACAAATAATTATGTAACCAAAGCCTGTCAAAAATTCATATAA
- a CDS encoding RHS repeat-associated core domain-containing protein: MSFNSHKNSNEQGLPQVTTFQFNNDAVGQIKDSVNLFTGTANIPINIASFPGRKDLDVNIGIMYNSNVQNSVKNWNLLNPTGILGLGWDMSFDKISVNKNGSGSTSSNEYYLLNNGSGNQLIQDGILPNKPSDILLFQLRNFEFWDISYDETNEKWTIIKEDGTVHIYGDKNSGRNTLQYGVEWGNWQGATSVLSGQEQYVSSWNLSEIRNSWGETILYYYDNVEVSVGDKNGLKFTQASYIKTIHDSFDRTISFYYGEKFGANNVGSQNIIEYKALHTQKDTPNAYQDQFETRFLDYIEVYNNIDILQFSILFEYDFINLGNNSQNTIYPLMWKRVLKSFWQVQPSGSSLPGIEFDYYDKVQDTYPGALKSILYPQGSKAVYTYKDQALNTARNVKLDSPIAGATPRVWFGSDYTVVTWYHKATKKLIAKVHTWSGNWIDFELNSDDPSNHYFDNIDFDIDTLGVITKKDFIGIYFTEKTKKQLQLFLYRRNPENFGVFNLTKGPDYFPLKTDTSKVSIESGKDFIIVSSKDITTNPITAFQWDWKQRIWSVSPFNQQVGISILLPSPADVAKATDIKINARDNYYIATFYNSTTKLLQFQLFHHNGNNVWSKSALYNTPNVTIYKNPSEGLDFAFNINLNSSFGVATYITNQTSTEVDYTLRILQWDKNFNLLSSGNPLLNNYKSPIVNGKSQFQLFNTLLTDALVANNPYLNRYTGGLGNSNNPVNWKQTSFLTAKDDIVNFAVGQDISTMSKEQGTINTNQYFQFNPNSGTWDIVQSLPSTGRNVTISSDYMTAGKDIFYQDTDGQWIKQAQQLTNLGATETVQNRGSVYIAYQDNTDNNAQTYFATPLNSVPGSPIKLPLTAGGSGQKIMVDQETVKPGTLLAGIDSFVTFPADQDFDTATSVALYKVVDRKATDIVQVQPVSHIEISSGSDLEEKYYQSYDYARSAQSVITYDSRSGLAQFPKVTVFTGTKIPDVSLTTNGITISYFSNGVATQNEIPYSNWIYNYNQLLNGALLQKVQYDKDGNLVTKETNYWKIFSNDVVQKRYLYSAFFRLSKSVTVRDGVSQTSSITYYQDLGLPMNSVTTYFDSSGVEKTITSEKKYAIQIPEYESVMKEKHFLNAIVQESVAVTGKNDIKKYISSKVVTWKNWSDTNEWKWSAYQNYDWLNNSQNNPVFDFSLKNSNSDWLKKQEVITRGIFDTVDEMMNVDGVSSSYIYDKSGQFQVAEFITASRKGEEASFYSFETYEESNGWEINANASIIPNSIDKTIDARIGVSSLKIAKGTGIQRQFSPTNQEQDYVFSSYIKLPDTFDKNKGEANWIITFSNNGTAVGKNIILPFGETVGSWQYVYCILNLKDYNLAGTSKLITITLKAQNDNSDTAVLIDCLRFSPLQSLFSAVSVDTKINLISESLGSNGEVRSKFFDNYQRVMATTSFSDETTSMATNYFSRTGNDNTYVAEDPNNKLKVLSAGGGPALCFKKGNQWKEFWTPNDKSDWQVEDTILKFTHSSSEGILTYKEEMTDNYGVMLNLSPLEAINESLGIRIGNQFTVQWNPSVGQWQLLDGNNQVLQQNSSNTIDISTAATSKKINNTSTLSSKLLRSGLHINREMNVIDGKSSGVYDKKYNKYYAIDASSAGLSINNLESQWFLLVNENSILFFADGALIFNYVSDSVISGKASLFANNTIGIDCLLTSFDNLSTLTFVNATGNDIQSQLLDNTTMTIVENIYNSQGFIIANTKPAFVKANQKNPIFEYSKDFVTYNSQTGIMGGLVSDFYPDDNGYPYFGYSYERSPLNRVIEKSMPGIAYKLGTNTQKFMYGANTGELGLPVGEYFKTTIIDQNGNTSYSIADKRQQEVRKMGQKNDNEEIISAVYYDDSGNPIAMHTPNAMIKTNSENWINYSTYNFLGQLITTNSNTSGTTEMIYDQANRLRFRQDAEAKTEGNYQYYKYDNSGRIKETGYIIGTWNRDDLQKKANNTPDYPTNLNTWRLKTLYDYNGTDSPLQIGQVVQTLNNHSDNGVADVEENFLYDVYGNVISRSQKVLEFEDEYFTTNFEYNNLGGILRIDYPVQKNKTAYSVYYTYNSIGQIEGISNSSMSKNEIATYTYNPAGKPEQEILYPNSSNPVTRNYGYNSPVWLDAMQDIGNNTDQIFKETLKTDASSNNGPKYFNGQSAEIAFQYPKSIKAGSTYTNWYNSLNALEKVDEVSNHISPKTRLYDFDNNGNFDTIAIDANTYKFIPEPDKGDRLQKVDNSVTNESLFNLSYNQNGSVHLYTASGADGHAPQNLSFKYDAGNRMTSKIENLDSSLDYSFYYNSSNDRVLKQEISGTTIEKTTLYVKSLSGNPLVQIRRQQKIEDSMYIVYGPIGIISFVKNDNQFTTLKDHLGSVRVVLDDKARVVAAYDYDIYGNVEVLTEPEQGFFPYLYTSQEYDLELGIYNYKARFYFSRIGRFGVIDNYNQFFSPYIYAGNSPVVYIDPSGNFSIGNFFSAIGGAIIGAFEILIGVAIDAVAGILEVVTGGLSTPVSIGLAALAGGFIGSGVSAVSYSVVSLITNEFSWKEYGVNTAIGFVAGAITGGFGAAGAIAAEAATGVKAAAEAGQAVSTLAKVANAGIKAGFAITGAEIAGVSSTLINNGAHGNSLTTGLDEALVKGVLSSTLSWAIPGIDYKAGWGNLFKRISASVAKSEGIGVSIQLGSNAVHGNSLDTGLMNTVIKGFVSGSVGALGTKSYAKEKTKSEIDLLGQELSNINF, translated from the coding sequence ATGAGTTTTAATTCACACAAAAACAGTAATGAACAAGGTTTGCCGCAGGTAACCACTTTTCAGTTTAATAATGACGCGGTAGGTCAGATAAAAGATAGTGTTAATCTTTTTACTGGAACAGCGAATATTCCTATTAACATAGCTTCTTTTCCTGGTCGAAAAGATTTAGATGTAAACATTGGTATTATGTATAATAGTAATGTGCAAAATAGTGTTAAAAACTGGAATTTACTTAATCCTACCGGAATATTAGGATTGGGATGGGATATGTCTTTTGATAAAATCTCAGTAAATAAAAATGGAAGCGGATCTACATCTTCTAATGAATATTATTTGTTAAATAATGGCTCTGGTAATCAATTGATTCAGGATGGAATTCTTCCTAATAAGCCATCAGATATATTGCTGTTTCAGTTAAGAAATTTTGAATTTTGGGATATTAGTTATGATGAAACTAATGAAAAATGGACTATAATAAAAGAAGACGGTACGGTTCATATTTATGGAGATAAAAATAGCGGACGTAATACACTACAATATGGTGTAGAATGGGGAAATTGGCAAGGAGCTACTTCAGTATTAAGTGGTCAGGAACAATATGTAAGTTCTTGGAATTTATCCGAAATCAGGAACTCTTGGGGAGAAACCATTTTATACTATTATGATAATGTCGAAGTTAGTGTTGGGGATAAAAACGGATTAAAATTTACACAAGCATCCTATATTAAAACGATTCACGATAGTTTTGATAGAACTATTTCTTTTTACTATGGAGAAAAATTTGGAGCCAATAATGTAGGGAGCCAAAATATTATTGAATATAAAGCTTTACATACGCAAAAGGATACACCGAATGCTTATCAAGATCAATTCGAAACAAGATTTCTGGATTACATAGAAGTATATAATAATATCGATATTCTTCAATTTTCGATTTTATTTGAATATGATTTTATAAACTTAGGAAACAATAGCCAAAACACTATATATCCACTGATGTGGAAACGAGTTCTAAAAAGTTTTTGGCAAGTACAACCTTCAGGAAGTTCACTTCCCGGAATCGAATTTGATTATTATGATAAAGTTCAGGACACATATCCTGGAGCATTAAAAAGTATACTATATCCACAGGGATCTAAAGCTGTTTATACGTATAAAGATCAAGCATTAAATACAGCTCGTAATGTTAAATTAGACAGTCCTATTGCAGGAGCAACACCAAGAGTATGGTTCGGATCAGATTACACGGTAGTAACTTGGTATCATAAGGCGACTAAAAAGTTAATTGCTAAAGTGCATACTTGGTCAGGCAACTGGATAGATTTCGAATTAAATAGCGATGATCCTTCTAACCATTATTTTGATAATATCGACTTTGATATTGATACGTTAGGTGTTATTACTAAAAAAGATTTTATTGGTATATATTTTACTGAGAAAACAAAAAAACAACTTCAACTATTTTTATATAGACGCAATCCAGAAAACTTTGGTGTATTTAATTTAACGAAGGGACCAGATTATTTTCCACTTAAAACAGATACATCAAAAGTTAGTATTGAATCCGGAAAAGATTTTATAATAGTATCTAGTAAAGACATTACAACCAATCCAATAACTGCTTTTCAGTGGGATTGGAAACAAAGAATTTGGAGTGTTTCTCCATTTAATCAACAAGTAGGAATTTCGATTCTTTTACCATCACCAGCGGATGTAGCAAAAGCGACCGATATAAAAATTAATGCGAGAGATAATTATTATATAGCTACATTTTATAATAGTACTACTAAGTTATTACAGTTTCAATTGTTCCATCATAATGGAAATAATGTATGGAGTAAAAGCGCTTTATACAATACTCCAAACGTTACTATCTACAAAAATCCATCAGAAGGCTTGGATTTTGCGTTTAATATTAATCTAAATAGCTCTTTTGGAGTTGCTACATATATTACCAATCAAACAAGTACAGAAGTAGATTATACACTTAGAATTTTGCAATGGGATAAAAATTTTAATTTATTAAGTTCAGGTAATCCATTACTTAATAATTATAAGTCACCAATTGTTAATGGAAAATCTCAGTTTCAATTATTTAATACATTATTGACAGATGCTCTGGTAGCGAATAATCCTTATTTAAATAGATATACGGGCGGTTTAGGAAATAGTAATAATCCAGTAAATTGGAAACAGACTTCGTTTCTTACCGCGAAAGACGATATAGTAAATTTTGCAGTTGGACAGGATATCTCTACAATGTCTAAAGAACAAGGAACAATAAATACAAATCAGTATTTCCAATTCAACCCTAATAGCGGTACTTGGGACATTGTGCAAAGTCTACCATCAACAGGAAGAAATGTTACAATAAGTAGCGATTATATGACAGCTGGTAAAGACATTTTTTATCAGGATACAGATGGGCAATGGATTAAACAAGCACAACAGCTTACTAATTTAGGAGCTACAGAAACGGTGCAAAATCGAGGGTCAGTATATATTGCTTATCAAGATAATACAGATAATAATGCCCAAACATATTTTGCTACTCCTCTAAATAGTGTACCTGGTTCTCCTATAAAATTACCGCTAACTGCTGGAGGTAGTGGTCAAAAAATAATGGTAGATCAAGAAACAGTAAAACCTGGTACTTTGTTAGCCGGAATTGATTCTTTTGTTACATTTCCTGCTGATCAAGACTTCGATACAGCCACTTCTGTTGCATTATACAAAGTCGTAGATAGAAAAGCAACAGATATTGTCCAAGTACAACCAGTATCTCATATTGAAATCTCAAGTGGTTCAGATTTAGAAGAAAAGTACTATCAATCATATGATTATGCGCGATCAGCACAATCCGTAATTACATATGATAGTCGTTCTGGTTTAGCACAATTCCCGAAAGTTACTGTATTTACAGGAACTAAAATTCCTGATGTATCATTAACTACAAATGGAATTACAATCAGTTATTTCTCTAATGGAGTAGCAACGCAAAACGAAATACCATATAGTAATTGGATTTATAATTATAACCAATTATTAAATGGCGCTCTACTTCAAAAAGTACAATATGATAAAGATGGTAATCTGGTAACTAAAGAAACTAATTATTGGAAAATCTTTAGCAATGATGTAGTTCAAAAAAGATATTTATACAGCGCTTTTTTTAGGTTAAGTAAATCGGTTACGGTTAGAGATGGTGTTAGTCAAACTTCTAGCATAACATATTATCAGGATCTAGGATTACCCATGAATAGCGTAACTACTTATTTTGATTCTAGTGGAGTAGAAAAAACAATTACAAGCGAGAAAAAATATGCTATTCAAATTCCTGAATATGAGTCAGTTATGAAAGAGAAACACTTTCTTAATGCAATAGTTCAAGAATCAGTTGCTGTAACAGGAAAAAATGACATTAAAAAATATATAAGCTCTAAGGTAGTTACCTGGAAAAATTGGTCTGATACTAATGAATGGAAATGGTCAGCGTATCAAAATTATGATTGGTTGAATAATTCACAAAATAACCCTGTTTTTGATTTTTCTCTTAAGAATAGTAATTCAGATTGGTTAAAGAAACAAGAAGTTATTACAAGAGGTATATTTGATACTGTAGATGAAATGATGAATGTAGATGGTGTAAGTTCATCCTATATTTATGATAAAAGCGGACAATTTCAAGTTGCAGAATTTATAACAGCCAGTAGAAAAGGAGAGGAAGCTTCTTTTTATAGTTTCGAAACATATGAAGAATCAAATGGATGGGAAATTAATGCAAATGCATCTATAATTCCAAATAGTATTGATAAAACTATTGATGCCAGAATAGGTGTCTCATCCCTAAAAATAGCTAAAGGAACGGGAATTCAACGACAATTTAGTCCTACCAATCAAGAACAGGATTATGTGTTTTCTAGCTATATAAAATTACCAGACACTTTCGATAAAAATAAAGGAGAAGCTAATTGGATCATAACCTTTAGTAATAACGGTACTGCTGTAGGGAAAAATATAATCTTACCCTTTGGAGAAACTGTAGGATCCTGGCAATATGTTTATTGCATATTAAATTTGAAAGACTATAATCTAGCTGGAACTTCTAAATTAATAACGATAACGCTAAAAGCACAAAATGATAATTCAGATACTGCAGTACTAATAGATTGCTTGCGGTTTTCGCCATTGCAAAGTCTTTTTTCTGCTGTTTCAGTGGATACAAAAATTAACCTTATAAGTGAAAGTTTAGGTTCTAACGGAGAGGTAAGAAGTAAGTTTTTTGATAACTATCAAAGAGTCATGGCTACAACTAGTTTTTCTGATGAAACAACTTCGATGGCTACAAACTATTTTTCTCGGACAGGTAATGATAATACATATGTAGCTGAAGACCCAAATAATAAGCTTAAAGTGTTATCCGCTGGCGGAGGTCCGGCACTTTGTTTTAAAAAAGGAAATCAATGGAAAGAATTTTGGACACCAAATGATAAATCTGATTGGCAAGTCGAAGATACCATACTGAAATTTACTCATTCATCATCCGAAGGGATATTAACATACAAAGAAGAAATGACCGATAATTACGGAGTAATGTTAAATCTCTCTCCGCTAGAAGCTATTAATGAGTCTTTGGGAATAAGAATTGGGAATCAATTTACGGTTCAGTGGAATCCATCTGTTGGTCAGTGGCAATTATTAGATGGAAATAATCAAGTTTTGCAACAAAACAGTAGTAATACAATTGACATAAGTACAGCTGCTACTTCAAAAAAAATAAATAATACTTCTACCTTAAGTTCGAAGCTATTAAGATCAGGTTTGCATATAAACCGTGAAATGAATGTGATTGATGGAAAAAGCAGTGGTGTATATGATAAAAAATATAATAAATATTATGCTATAGATGCATCATCTGCAGGTTTGAGTATTAATAACTTAGAGAGTCAATGGTTCTTGCTGGTTAATGAAAATAGCATTTTGTTTTTTGCCGATGGAGCTCTTATATTTAATTACGTAAGTGATTCTGTAATTTCGGGCAAGGCATCATTATTTGCAAATAATACAATTGGAATAGATTGTTTATTAACCTCATTTGATAATTTATCTACACTAACCTTTGTTAATGCAACTGGTAACGATATTCAATCACAGTTATTAGACAATACTACAATGACAATTGTGGAGAATATTTATAATAGTCAAGGATTTATAATAGCTAATACAAAACCTGCATTCGTAAAAGCAAATCAAAAAAATCCAATATTTGAATATTCCAAAGACTTCGTAACGTATAATTCGCAAACTGGAATTATGGGTGGATTGGTTTCTGATTTTTATCCTGATGATAATGGATATCCATATTTTGGATACAGTTATGAACGTTCTCCATTAAATAGAGTTATAGAAAAATCGATGCCAGGAATAGCATATAAGTTGGGTACAAATACTCAAAAATTCATGTATGGAGCTAATACAGGAGAATTAGGATTGCCTGTAGGAGAATATTTTAAAACTACAATTATTGATCAAAATGGAAATACATCTTATTCGATAGCTGATAAACGACAACAAGAAGTTCGAAAGATGGGTCAAAAAAATGACAATGAAGAGATTATTTCAGCTGTGTATTACGATGATTCAGGTAATCCAATAGCTATGCATACACCAAATGCAATGATCAAAACGAATAGTGAAAACTGGATAAATTATAGTACTTACAACTTTTTAGGACAATTAATTACTACAAATTCTAATACAAGTGGTACTACAGAAATGATTTATGATCAAGCAAATAGGTTACGATTTAGACAAGATGCAGAAGCTAAAACAGAAGGGAATTATCAATATTATAAATATGATAATTCCGGTAGAATTAAAGAAACAGGTTATATAATAGGTACCTGGAATCGTGATGATTTACAAAAGAAAGCTAATAATACCCCAGACTATCCTACCAATCTGAATACCTGGAGATTAAAGACTTTGTACGATTATAATGGTACCGATAGTCCTTTGCAAATTGGTCAGGTTGTGCAAACATTAAACAATCATTCAGACAACGGAGTTGCAGATGTAGAGGAAAATTTCTTATATGATGTATATGGAAATGTGATCTCCAGAAGTCAAAAAGTATTGGAATTTGAAGACGAGTATTTTACTACAAATTTCGAATACAATAATCTAGGAGGAATACTTCGAATTGATTATCCAGTACAGAAAAATAAAACGGCTTATAGCGTTTACTACACATATAATAGTATTGGACAAATAGAAGGAATAAGTAATTCTTCAATGTCCAAAAATGAGATCGCTACCTATACATATAATCCGGCAGGGAAACCAGAACAAGAGATTTTGTATCCTAATAGTAGCAATCCTGTGACAAGAAACTATGGATATAATTCACCAGTTTGGTTAGATGCCATGCAGGATATCGGAAATAATACGGATCAAATTTTTAAAGAAACCTTAAAAACCGATGCTAGCAGTAATAATGGGCCAAAATACTTCAACGGACAATCAGCTGAAATAGCTTTCCAGTACCCAAAGAGTATAAAAGCAGGATCTACTTATACTAATTGGTATAATAGTCTTAATGCTTTAGAAAAAGTAGATGAAGTTAGTAATCATATATCTCCTAAAACAAGACTGTATGATTTTGATAACAATGGTAATTTTGATACAATAGCTATAGATGCAAATACGTATAAATTTATACCAGAGCCTGATAAAGGAGATCGTCTTCAGAAAGTAGATAACAGTGTTACTAATGAATCTTTATTCAATCTTTCTTATAATCAGAATGGATCAGTACATCTTTACACTGCATCGGGAGCAGACGGACATGCACCACAAAATCTTTCTTTTAAGTATGATGCTGGTAACAGGATGACGTCTAAGATTGAAAATTTAGATAGTTCATTAGATTATAGTTTTTATTATAATAGTTCTAATGATAGAGTACTGAAACAAGAAATATCTGGAACAACCATTGAAAAAACCACATTATATGTTAAAAGTCTGTCAGGTAATCCTTTAGTGCAAATAAGAAGACAGCAAAAGATAGAGGATAGTATGTACATTGTGTACGGTCCAATTGGGATTATATCTTTTGTTAAAAATGATAATCAATTTACTACTCTAAAGGATCATTTAGGTTCTGTAAGAGTTGTTCTAGATGATAAAGCTAGAGTAGTTGCTGCTTATGATTATGATATATATGGTAATGTAGAAGTATTAACAGAACCAGAGCAAGGCTTTTTTCCATATTTATATACAAGTCAGGAATATGATTTAGAATTAGGGATATACAATTATAAAGCACGTTTCTATTTTAGTAGAATAGGTCGCTTTGGTGTTATAGATAATTATAATCAATTTTTTAGTCCATATATCTATGCAGGCAACAGTCCTGTAGTATATATTGATCCATCAGGAAATTTTTCTATTGGAAATTTCTTTTCAGCCATTGGAGGAGCTATCATAGGAGCTTTCGAAATTTTAATAGGTGTGGCTATTGATGCCGTTGCAGGTATACTCGAAGTAGTAACTGGTGGTTTGTCCACTCCAGTAAGTATTGGTCTTGCTGCATTAGCTGGTGGTTTTATAGGATCAGGAGTTAGTGCAGTATCTTATTCTGTAGTTAGTTTGATAACCAACGAATTTAGTTGGAAAGAATATGGCGTAAATACGGCTATCGGATTTGTAGCGGGAGCAATAACTGGTGGTTTTGGTGCGGCAGGAGCTATTGCAGCAGAAGCCGCTACTGGTGTTAAGGCTGCAGCAGAAGCAGGGCAAGCTGTGAGCACATTAGCTAAAGTTGCCAATGCAGGTATAAAAGCTGGATTTGCAATTACTGGAGCTGAAATCGCAGGTGTTTCATCTACTTTAATTAATAATGGAGCTCATGGAAATAGCCTAACCACTGGCCTTGATGAGGCATTGGTTAAGGGTGTTTTAAGTTCTACTTTATCTTGGGCTATTCCAGGAATAGATTATAAAGCAGGGTGGGGAAATCTTTTTAAAAGAATCTCGGCAAGTGTTGCTAAATCTGAAGGAATTGGAGTCTCTATTCAATTAGGATCTAATGCTGTACATGGTAATAGTCTAGACACCGGATTAATGAATACCGTAATCAAAGGATTTGTAAGTGGAAGTGTAGGAGCCTTAGGAACGAAGTCATATGCTAAAGAGAAAACAAAAAGCGAAATTGATTTATTGGGTCAAGAACTCAGTAATATAAACTTCTAG